A genomic segment from Cricetulus griseus strain 17A/GY chromosome 8, alternate assembly CriGri-PICRH-1.0, whole genome shotgun sequence encodes:
- the LOC100773083 gene encoding basic salivary proline-rich protein 1-like yields the protein MAPFFCSSLKRQLPCFWNRAGSNSRASFKMLVILLTVALLALSSAQRQGEGFQSLNQILSQIPPPQGLPQRSGPLKGGNQQQGGPAQPGNQQGPLTQGGPQQSQGPQPGNQQAPPSQGGPQQSQGPQPGNQQVPPSQGGPQQSQGPQPGNQQVAPSQGGPQQSQSPQPGNQQSPLPQGGPQQSQGPQPGNQQVPPSQGGPQQSQGPQPGNQQSPPTQGGPQQSQGPQPGNQQGPLPQGGPQQSQGPQPGNQQVPPSQGGPQQSQGPQSGNQQVPPSQGGPQQSQGPQPGNQQVAPSQGGPQQSQGPQPGNQQGPLPQGGPQQSQGPQPGNQQGPPPQGGPQQSQGPQPGNQQGPSPQGGLQQSQGPQPGNQQGPPQSF from the exons ATGGCACCATTCTTCTGCTCCTCCTTAAAAAGGCAGTTGCCTTGCTTCTGGAACAGAGCTGGGAGCAACTCCAGAGCCTCCTTCAAGATGCTGGTGATCCTGCTCACAGTGGCCTTGCTGGCCCTGAGCTCTGCTCAGAGACAAGGAGAAG GTTTTCAGAGCCTAAACCAGATCCTCAGTCAGATACCTCCTCCTCAAGGATTGCCCCAAAGATCAGGACCACTAAAAGGAGGAAACCAACAGCAAGGTGGCCCTGCTCAGCCTGGAAACCAGCAAGGCCCACTGACACAGGGAGGCCCACAGCAGAGCCAAGGTCCTCAGCCTGGAAACCAGCAAGCCCCACCCTCACAGGGAGGCCCACAGCAGAGCCAAGGTCCTCAGCCTGGAAACCAGCAAGTCCCACCCTCACAGGGAGGCCCACAACAGAGCCAAGGTCCTCAGCCTGGAAACCAGCAAGTTGCACCCTCACAGGGAGGCCCACAACAGAGCCAAAGTCCTCAGCCTGGAAACCAGCAAAGCCCACTACCACAGGGAGGCCCACAGCAGAGCCAAGGTCCTCAGCCTGGAAACCAGCAAGTCCCACCCTCACAGGGAGGCCCACAGCAGAGCCAAGGTCCTCAGCCTGGAAACCAGCAAAGCCCACCCACACAGGGAGGCCCACAGCAGAGCCAAGGTCCTCAGCCTGGAAACCAGCAAGGCCCACTACCACAGGGAGGCCCACAGCAGAGCCAAGGTCCTCAGCCTGGAAACCAGCAAGTCCCACCCTCACAGGGAGGCCCACAGCAGAGCCAAGGTCCTCAGTCTGGAAACCAGCAAGTCCCACCCTCACAGGGAGGCCCACAGCAGAGCCAAGGTCCTCAGCCTGGAAACCAGCAAGTTGCACCCTCACAGGGAGGCCCACAGCAGAGCCAAGGTCCTCAGCCTGGAAACCAGCAAGGCCCACTGCCACAGGGAGGCCCACAGCAGAGCCAAGGTCCTCAGCCTGGAAACCAGCAAGGCCCACCTCCACAGGGTGGCCCTCAACAGAGCCAAGGTCCTCAGCCTGGAAACCAGCAAGGCCCCTCCCCACAGGGAGGCCTACAGCAGAGCCAAGGCCCTCAGCCTGGGAACCAGCAAGGGCCACCACAATCTTTCTAA